The Cognaticolwellia beringensis genome segment GATTGACTTGTTTGCTATTAAAGCTTTTATTGCACAAGGTGATTTTGAAAGTGCACAACAAGCGTTAAGCCCAATACTGATTAAGAACCCTGAGTCAGCGCAAACTTGGCTACAACAAGGTGAACTTAATCTAGCACAAAATTTGATAATAGAAGCTGAGCAAGCTTACGGTAAGGCTGCTCAGCTTAGCACTGCGAATTCTTTTACGGCAAAACTAGCAAGCGCTCGATTAAATGATTTAGCCGGTAAAGTTGAGCAAGCGCAATCCGACTACTTAACCTTAGTAAATGCCTTCCCCTATAATACTGAACTGAAGGTGATGTTGGCGGAGTTTTATTTTTTAATTGAGCAGCATAAAAAAATGGAATCGCTATTACTCGACGTAGTGAACATTGATGAAAATCACCCAAAGGCGTGGTTTATGCTGGGCAGAGCGGCATTTTTACAAGGAAATTTGGAAAAAGCCCAGAATGAATATTTTGTTAAAGCGCTAATCATCGCAAAAAAACTAAAAAATCATAATAAAGTAGCAGAAGCATTAAATGCTTTTGGTGTGGTGTATAACCAGTTAGGTGAAACAAAATTAGCTTTTGATTATTATCAAGAAGCGCTAGCAACAAGAAAAGTAATCGGTGATTTGGTCGGCTCGGCTACAACGATGACCAACCTTGCAGCGATGCATTTGGCGATTGGTGAGTATCAAAAAACCGAGCAATATTTACAAGAAAGTTTAGAGATTTATCAGCAGTTAAACGATCAAGAAGGGCTCTCAAATACATACAATGAGCTAGGGAAGTTGGCGGAAGAACAAGCCTTGTACCAAATTGCTTTAGAAAACTATCGCCATGCCTTAAATATTCGTATCGATTTAGATAACTTAATGCTGCAAGCAGAGAGTATGAATAATATAGGCTATAGCTATTTTATGTTGCTTGATCCTGAGAATGCATTGGTTTACTGGCGTCAATCAGAGCAGTTATATCAGCAAATCCAATTCCCAATTGGCATTATTCATGTCAGACAAAACTTAGGTCAGTTGGAACTAGCAAAAGGTAATTGGCGTAATGCCTATCACCTTTTTAACAATACATTAGCAGACGCCAATCAGCTGAGTAGTACGGAAGAATCGTTGGTATCACACAGCTACCTCACTAAACTGGCATTTTTACAAGGTAACTTTCAATCGAGTATTATCGAGTTGATAGCGCTTTATTCAGAAGCAGAAAAATTGCATGATGTTAGAGCTACAGCACAACTCGGGCTCTGGTTGGCTGATTGGTCTCTGCAATTAGGTGATATCAAACAAGCTGAAGAACATCTAGCTAAAATTAGCACAATTGTCTCAACTTATGGCAATAAAGAATACAAAACGACCTACCATTTTTTAATCAGAGAGGACAAAAATAATGTCACAAGCACGTCGTTTGCAGCTAAGGACGTTGTTACTGATCACGCACACCAAACTATTTATATCCGCCAGTTAATAAAGCAAGCGAGAGAGATTTTACGTGCAGGAAATAAAGACATTAGCGCTAATTTGTCGCTATTGGCTGAAATGGACTTTGGACTCTATCAGTATCAGTATATTGAGTATTTAGAGCTATTAGCGGTGCAACAATATAATTTACAGGCGTGGACTGATTTAAAAAGTACTTTGCGCGAAGCAGACCTTTTATTAAGAAAAATGGGCGATTATTGGCGAAGTTTTCAATTTGATCGTTTACGAGCTCAATTAGCGATCGCAGAGCAGCAAGATCCAGAAAAATATCACGACACTGTCCGTAAAAAGCTTAAAAACTTGATGACTAATTTACCTACTGAAATGTCGTTAAACTTCTTGAAAAAACAAGATTACTTTCAATTAAATGACTCGCTACAGGAATTACTGCGCTATGAGCAATAATATGGATATGACTAAGTTGGTAGCACAACTTAATGAAAAGCAAAAGCAAATATCTCAACAGTTATATTTTGGTAACGAGCAAATGCGTGGCTTAGCTAAGCGGGTATGGCGAGTACAAGAAGATGAACGCAAGCATATTGCCCGAGAATTACACGATGGTGTAGGGCAACTTTTAACGGCTTTGATCAATCAATTGCAACAAGTACAAAAGGGCGATCCGACCATAGCACTGAGTGAAAGCATTGATTTAGCGCGCCAAGCCTTGTCTGATACTCGGGTTATTTCTCGTCTAATGCGACCAAGAATTTTAGACGATCTTGGTCTCATCCCCGCTTTAGAATGGTTAGTGAGAATAATGGGCGAGCCAGAAGAGGCAGAAATTGAATTTCATCATCAGATAAATACCGAGATAGATAGCGATACCCAAACCTTAGCTTTTCGTGTCATACAAGAAGCTCTAACTAATGCGATTAAACATGCTCAAGCTAAAACTATTACCTTAAATGTAATAGCAACAAGTAAACTGTTAATGATCAAAATAGCAGATGATGGTGTTGGTATGCCTCTTGATACAGAAGATAACCCAGATGGCTTCGGCTTGGGCGCTATGCGAGATAGGGTCAGTGCTTTTGGTGGCCAGTTAACCATTAATTCATCACCTAACCAAGGTTGCGAAATCAAGGTTCTAGTGACAGGAAGAGAAATGTCATGATCAGCGTACTTATTGCCGATGACCATACTATTTTACGCCACGGTCTGGTGAGTTTATTAAGCAAAGATGAAAATATTCGCGTGGTAGCTGAGGCTGCAGATGGGGTGGAGGCGATTAAAAAAGCACTGGAATTAAAGCCAACGGTTATTGTTATTGATATCAGTATGCCTGAGATGAATGGCATGGAAGCAGTTAAACGCTTACATGAACAATTACCTGAAGCTAAAGTGTTAGTACTTACTATGCATGAAGAGCAAGAGTATGTAATACATATGGTTAGAGCAGGGGCTTCTGGTTATCTATTAAAAGACAGTGCGAGTGATGAATTAATTGATGCTGTTAAAGCTTTAGCAGAAGGGAAAACCTATTTTAGCCAATATGCCGCCAGTGTTTTAGCCACTCAATACAATAAACCAGCCGAAAGTTGGCAAGACCCTTATAAAAATCTGACTAATCGTGAGCGTGAAGTATTTCATTTGATCATTGAAGGTAAAACCACGAAAGAAATCGCTCGTTCTTTAGATATTAGTGTCAAAACCGCGGAAAATCATCGCGGAAAAGTATTAGACAAACTTGATGTCGCTAATGCCGCAGAACTAGTGCGCTATGCCGCAAAACACCATCTATTAGTGTAATTTCAATAAAAAATTATTATTAAGCTGTACTGCATTAATTAAATTTTTATCCATCAGGTGTTTTACCCTATTCCATCTAGGGGTTTATCCTGATTATTTAATACCTTGTTGTTTGACATGCTAGTTGTGTCGAAACTACTTAGGTTACTCCCAATGCTTAAAACTAAACTAAAAAATAAATTGCTAATCGCTGGCCTAATGGGGGCCGGCATACTGTCTTCTAGTCTCTCTGCTAAATCTTTCGGACCTGAATTACAAGGCTTGATGTCAACAGCCGCTGTTCATGATGTCTTTGAAGTTATTGTGACATTTGAAGGTGAGGGTGCAATAAATACTGAACGCTTAAATATTATCGAATCTGCTGGTGTCATTGGCGGTGTTAGCTTTAAGCAATTGCCAATTGTTGGTATTACCGCAACGAAAGCGCAAATCGAACAAATATATACTTCAAATAAAGTGCGCTCTGTTTGGTATAACGCGCCACTTTCATTAGAGAATGATGGCGCAACACAAATTACCGGCGTCGACCGTTTACGTGCTGATTCAACAATGAGAAACCAAGGAACACCATTTTCAGGTCGCGGTATCGGTGTTGTTGTAAACGACTCAGGCGTTGATGGCACACACAGCGATATTAAATACCCGAATCACGTTGTCCAAAACGTATTAGCGCAAACTAACTTACATTCATTATCTGATATTTTACCTA includes the following:
- a CDS encoding serine/threonine-protein kinase encodes the protein MSTPEKPKLTKPVEVSQQTTQIIQPDNSLTIGDCLVGRFVIKSLQGRGRYGCVYNAYDQQLDAVIAIKVLDKSFSQNEKNLTDFKNELLLVRQLSHPNIIRVHEYYQHQDLHFLTMDWIEGSSLEQVIASQSLSIKQVQRIIEQLLSGLAFAQQAGVTHKDIKPENIMIDTSGRLYIADFGLSVLNKESTTANVMGTPHYAPPEYLQSGKINASTDLYAAGIVIFQLCCHGLPFNGDSIDELIESKLLSKPKFSPKHTELNIIKPWLLSLISAHSASRPVNIAQAEQQYIALTTDNQTSRKSPVFYGVFALILVGVVLTIWLYSLPKAIKSSAKSHFAVAILPTSTKDEEFDQTFANYLNYQLNEITNLRVIEQSRLKQLLAQLGIKLPLDDSKIELVSDLLQVDLLISPQTIVAGTQATEIKFELIFVDGFKIHRETLLRQDFDEKNWQSTSAHFVDNFKKRLALESNATPVLLVDPNPLIDLFAIKAFIAQGDFESAQQALSPILIKNPESAQTWLQQGELNLAQNLIIEAEQAYGKAAQLSTANSFTAKLASARLNDLAGKVEQAQSDYLTLVNAFPYNTELKVMLAEFYFLIEQHKKMESLLLDVVNIDENHPKAWFMLGRAAFLQGNLEKAQNEYFVKALIIAKKLKNHNKVAEALNAFGVVYNQLGETKLAFDYYQEALATRKVIGDLVGSATTMTNLAAMHLAIGEYQKTEQYLQESLEIYQQLNDQEGLSNTYNELGKLAEEQALYQIALENYRHALNIRIDLDNLMLQAESMNNIGYSYFMLLDPENALVYWRQSEQLYQQIQFPIGIIHVRQNLGQLELAKGNWRNAYHLFNNTLADANQLSSTEESLVSHSYLTKLAFLQGNFQSSIIELIALYSEAEKLHDVRATAQLGLWLADWSLQLGDIKQAEEHLAKISTIVSTYGNKEYKTTYHFLIREDKNNVTSTSFAAKDVVTDHAHQTIYIRQLIKQAREILRAGNKDISANLSLLAEMDFGLYQYQYIEYLELLAVQQYNLQAWTDLKSTLREADLLLRKMGDYWRSFQFDRLRAQLAIAEQQDPEKYHDTVRKKLKNLMTNLPTEMSLNFLKKQDYFQLNDSLQELLRYEQ
- a CDS encoding response regulator transcription factor, yielding MISVLIADDHTILRHGLVSLLSKDENIRVVAEAADGVEAIKKALELKPTVIVIDISMPEMNGMEAVKRLHEQLPEAKVLVLTMHEEQEYVIHMVRAGASGYLLKDSASDELIDAVKALAEGKTYFSQYAASVLATQYNKPAESWQDPYKNLTNREREVFHLIIEGKTTKEIARSLDISVKTAENHRGKVLDKLDVANAAELVRYAAKHHLLV
- a CDS encoding sensor histidine kinase is translated as MSNNMDMTKLVAQLNEKQKQISQQLYFGNEQMRGLAKRVWRVQEDERKHIARELHDGVGQLLTALINQLQQVQKGDPTIALSESIDLARQALSDTRVISRLMRPRILDDLGLIPALEWLVRIMGEPEEAEIEFHHQINTEIDSDTQTLAFRVIQEALTNAIKHAQAKTITLNVIATSKLLMIKIADDGVGMPLDTEDNPDGFGLGAMRDRVSAFGGQLTINSSPNQGCEIKVLVTGREMS